The bacterium genome window below encodes:
- a CDS encoding ARMT1-like domain-containing protein, translating into MSGGMKASLDCIPCFIRQSLDAARMVSGDPAVHERILREVLGWSRDIELSDPPPVLGQRIHKFLRETSGADDPYRAVKDRLNRMAMSLLPGLRDDVESSPDPLAMAVRLAIAGNVIDMGARDSVTEEDVRRSIDDALAGTLAGDYDRFRRSAAESRSILYLGDNAGEIVFDHLLVEQLPRGRVTFVVRGSPVINDATLADARATGLDEIVKVIDNGSDAPGTLLEHCSPEFRCCFDDADMIIAKGQGNFESLSEVPRNIFFLFKVKCPVIGGRVGLPVGTNVLLAQSDIRLRNDGASREIS; encoded by the coding sequence GCATCCCGTGCTTTATCCGCCAATCGCTTGACGCGGCGAGGATGGTCTCCGGCGATCCTGCGGTTCACGAGAGGATTTTGCGCGAGGTTCTCGGCTGGTCGAGAGATATTGAGCTCTCCGATCCTCCGCCTGTGCTGGGGCAGCGGATCCACAAGTTCCTGAGGGAGACCTCAGGGGCGGATGACCCGTATCGCGCAGTGAAGGACCGGCTCAACCGCATGGCCATGTCGCTGCTCCCCGGGCTCAGAGATGATGTGGAGTCTTCGCCCGACCCTCTTGCAATGGCTGTGCGCCTGGCTATCGCGGGCAACGTCATAGATATGGGCGCCAGAGACAGCGTGACGGAGGAAGACGTTCGCCGCTCCATTGATGATGCGCTCGCTGGTACCCTCGCGGGCGATTACGATCGCTTCAGGCGTTCAGCCGCCGAATCAAGAAGCATACTCTATCTGGGGGACAACGCGGGCGAGATAGTGTTCGACCACCTCCTCGTCGAGCAGCTCCCGCGGGGCCGCGTGACCTTTGTCGTGCGCGGCTCTCCGGTCATAAACGACGCGACGCTGGCCGATGCGCGGGCGACAGGTCTGGATGAGATCGTGAAGGTCATTGACAACGGCTCGGACGCACCCGGCACATTGCTTGAGCATTGCAGTCCGGAGTTCCGCTGCTGCTTTGACGATGCCGACATGATCATCGCCAAGGGGCAGGGCAACTTCGAGTCGCTCAGCGAAGTGCCGCGAAACATCTTCTTCCTGTTCAAGGTGAAGTGCCCGGTGATCGGAGGGCGCGTGGGCCTTCCCGTTGGCACCAACGTGCTCTTGGCGCAGTCCGATATCCGGCTTCGCAATGACGGTGCTTCGAGGGAGATATCATGA